The Mixophyes fleayi isolate aMixFle1 chromosome 1, aMixFle1.hap1, whole genome shotgun sequence genome includes a region encoding these proteins:
- the TPGS1 gene encoding tubulin polyglutamylase complex subunit 1, giving the protein MASDQLQISVSMADKRRAVGGSPIPRAPPRPTNEADFLAQTEVRYMLREAVLKLLEARPEEPITFLADYFGKLGLCATEGAATGDRGQKLLGHQRLGRALWYLKLAHHSQRTAFNNNLSIAYDCLSAGGRKKKPGLIGKNYSEVLINICQEGGIPNGISSALLKKIQCRDHEAVPFDVFRYGVLTCFVLLEFMSKADTLFNILSRDSHSDQRVCQSVLDTLEEALVASDLCVPASYLEAGSKLGPDCLAIAMDQALLDRKPGVPMSRSEFLKEACSLFLHKVKPIQ; this is encoded by the exons ATGGCGTCTGACCAGCTACAAATTAGTGTAAGCATGGCGGATAAGAGACGTGCTGTAGGAGGCTCGCCGATTCCCAGAGCTCCGCCGCGACCGACCAACGAGGCAGATTTTTTGGCTCAGACTGAAGTCCGGTATATGTTGAGAGAGGCCGTGCTTAAACTACTAGAGGCCAGACCAGAGGAGCCGATTACTTTTTTGGCCGACTATTTCGGGAAATTAGGGCTGTGCGCAACCGAGGGAGCGGCGACTGGTGATCGGGGACAAAAGCTACTAGGACACCAACGTTTAGGACGTGCCCTGTGGTACCTGAAGCTGGCTCATCACTCTCAGAG GACTGCTTTTAACAACAATCTAAGCATTGCTTATGACTGCCTCAGTGCTGGAGGAAGGAAGAAAAAACCTGGTTTGATTGGAAAAAATTACAGTGAGGTGCTGATCAATATTTGCCAGGAAGGTGGTATCCCTAATGGTATTTCTTCTGCTCTTCTGAAGAAAATCCAGTGCAGAGATCATGAGGCTGTCCCGTTTGATGTATTCCGTTATGGGGTGCTGACTTGTTTTGTATTGTTAGAGTTTATGTCCAAAGCAGACACTCTGTTTAACATTCTAAGTAGGGATAGCCATTCAGACCAAAGAGTTTGTCAATCTGTCCTGGACACTTTGGAAGAGGCACTTGTTGCTAGTGACTTGTGTGTCCCAGCTAGTTATCTGGAGGCTGGTTCAAAGCTGGGACCAGACTGTTTGGCCATTGCTATGGACCAAGCTCTCCTGGATAGAAAACCTGGAGTCCCTATGAGCCGCAGTGAATTTCTGAAAGAAGCCTGTTCCCTTTTTCTTCATAAAGTCAAACCCATTCAATGA